A window of Williamwhitmania sp. genomic DNA:
AACTTGAAGGTCTCTGCAGCATCCTCCGAAATAATTATTGCCCGATGGATGTCGTTGGTGTTGTAAAAATACTTTAGAATTCGCGAAAGCTCAGCGGAATGGGTGAGGTGGTAGTAAAAACCATCTTCCAATGTGGTTGGATTATACCCTTTACCAACAAACTCAATATATCTATGGTTGAAAAAAACTTTATACATTTGCCCCATGAAAAGAGTTGAAAAGGATATTGCCCGCGATCTTTTGCAAATTAATGCAATTAAATTAAACCTTGCAAGCCCGTTTATTTGGGCTTCCGGCTGGAATTCTCCCATATACTGCGACAATAGAAAAACACTTGCCTACCCGAAGGTTAGAGACACCATTCGGGACCATTTTTGCGAGATAATTCGTGAGCAGTTCCCCAATGTTGATGCCATAGCTGGTGTGGCTACCGGAGCCATTGCCCATGGAGTTTTGGTTGCAGAGAAGCTAAATCTTCCCTTTTCCTACATCCGTTCGGCACCAAAATCGCATGGACTTACCAACCTTATTGAAGGGGAAGTGAAGGTAGGGCAAAAGGTTGTGGTGGTGGAGGATTTGATTTCTACTGGAGCCAGCAGCCTTGCTGCAGTGGATGCACTTAGGAATGCCGGTTGTGAGGTGCTAGGTATGGTTGCCATTTTCACCTATGGCTTTCCCCAATCGCAGCAGGCGTTTCTTGCGGCTAACTGCTCGCTTATAACGCTCAGCAGCTACAATTCTCTCATTGAGGAGGCGCTCGAAATGGGCTACATAGAGAAGGCGAGCATGACGCCACTGGCAGAATGGCGCAACAATCCTGAAATCTGGAAAAAATAGTTTATCAATGGATAAGTTCGAAAGCAAAGTCGTTACCTTGAATCGTAACGGCGAGGATATTTACAACTTCATTTCAAAGTTTAGCAATTTCACTCCATTTATTCCTGCCGATAAGGTGGAGGGGTGGAGCGCTACCGAAGACACCTGCAAGCTAAAGGTGCAGGGGATTGAAACTGGCCTCAAAATTATTGAGCGTACACCATTTCATACCATAAAAATTACTGGCGATGGGGCTCCACTTGAGTTCTTCCTGTGGGTTCAGTTAAAGCAGGTGGCCGAGAATGATACAAAGATGAAGCTTACCATTAATGCGGAGCTCAACTTTATGATGAAGGCTCTGCTTAAGAACAAACTTTCAGAGGGGCTCGATGCGATGGCTGACCAGATCGCAATGGTTGTCAATAGAATGTAGGAGGATGTAAGCCCAATGGCTATAGCACGTAGCCAACCTCCTTAAAAGCATAGGCGGCTTGATCACCGTTGACCACCTCGAGTATAAGTTCGCCTGTTCTTTTAACGTCTGCTATTTTGGCAGTAAACTGCCCCTTGTCCGTTTCGAAGGTGTGATAGCCCTCTTTCCTGAATAGGCTGTAGCGGTACTCCTCGTGCAGGCTAGCAATCTTGTGTTCGTTAAGCATTGCATAACGCGCAAAGAGGTGCTGAATTGTAACCTCGAGCAACTCCTCCAGATCGAATTCTTTGCCGCTCTCCATGGCGAGCGATGTTGGGTTCGGCAGGTTGGCAGGGAAAATACGTTGGTTTACATTTATTCCTATGCCGATCACGGAGGTCTCAATAAAGGCACCCATAATGGAGTGTTCAAGGAGAAGACCACCAACTTTCTTGGCACCAAGGTAGATATCGTTTGGCCACTTAATGGTCAGTTCTTCAGTATCTATTAGGCTTGCAATAGCATCCAACACTCCAAGTGCAGTTGCCTCCGAGAGTGAAAATTGTTGATTTACTGCCAGCTGTTCAGGGAAAAAGGCCAAGCTAAATGTAAGGTTTTGTCCGGGTTCAACTTCCCACCTATTTTCTCGTTGCCCCCTGCCTCCAAACTGGTCGAGGGTCCAGATTACCGTGTCAGACTCAATGCTATGCTCGGCTAGCATTTTCTGGGCCAATAGGTTGGTTGAATTTACTCTTGGAAACTTCAG
This region includes:
- the pyrE gene encoding orotate phosphoribosyltransferase — protein: MKRVEKDIARDLLQINAIKLNLASPFIWASGWNSPIYCDNRKTLAYPKVRDTIRDHFCEIIREQFPNVDAIAGVATGAIAHGVLVAEKLNLPFSYIRSAPKSHGLTNLIEGEVKVGQKVVVVEDLISTGASSLAAVDALRNAGCEVLGMVAIFTYGFPQSQQAFLAANCSLITLSSYNSLIEEALEMGYIEKASMTPLAEWRNNPEIWKK
- a CDS encoding biotin--[acetyl-CoA-carboxylase] ligase, which translates into the protein HVLNRLIRTTMTMQLLLATFVLLTNHQMSKEIKILKFPRVNSTNLLAQKMLAEHSIESDTVIWTLDQFGGRGQRENRWEVEPGQNLTFSLAFFPEQLAVNQQFSLSEATALGVLDAIASLIDTEELTIKWPNDIYLGAKKVGGLLLEHSIMGAFIETSVIGIGINVNQRIFPANLPNPTSLAMESGKEFDLEELLEVTIQHLFARYAMLNEHKIASLHEEYRYSLFRKEGYHTFETDKGQFTAKIADVKRTGELILEVVNGDQAAYAFKEVGYVL